Part of the Candidatus Deferrimicrobiaceae bacterium genome is shown below.
CGTCTCGCAAATACCTTGGCATTCGAGCGCCGCTGCATCCGCTCCAGCTTCGTTGCGCTTCTTCACCATACTCAACGGTATGCCTCAGTCGCGCGCCTTGCCGGCGCGGCGCATCGACGCTCTCGGTGCGACACCGTATTTATGAAGCGGAGTACTGAGCTTCTGGCATCCGGGGGTACGGTCGAAATGGCCCGGGTCGTCCTCGACACCGGGGCGGATGCGGTGTACGTCGGCGCGAAGGGATGGAGCCGCCGCCGGGCGCAGTACGAAATGGACGACGACGAGGTGATCGCCTCCGCGCGATATGCCCGATCCCGGGGGAAGATCCTGCGCGTGGCCTTCAACACCCTTCCCGCGTCGGGCGAGATCCCCCTTCTGCTCGCGAAAGCCGCGAAGTTCGTCCGGGAGGGGGTTCGCGACTTCATCCTCACGGACGTCGGGGCGATGAGGGCCCTCAAGGACCGGTTCCCGGAGGCGGTGATCCACGCGAGTATCGGGTGCACCATCGTCAACGCCGAGGACGCGCGGTTCTACAAGGAGGCCGGCGCGACCCAGGTCGTGACCGAGTGCCGGATGGACCGGGAGGAGATGCGGAAGATCCGGGAGGAGGTGGGGGTCGGGGTCGAGGTCCTCGTGCACGCCACCACCTGCTACACCTACCTCGGCCGCTGCACGATGAGCAGCTACACCCGCCAGGAATGGCGGTTCGACGAGGAGGGAAAGAACCACTTCCTCGGATCCCCCAACCGGGGAGGGCTGTGCTACCGGGTCTGCCTGACCGAGTGGGACCAGATCGGGGAAGACGGATCCGTGGAGGCCGGCCGGGTCGTGCTGCCCAACCTCGCGTACTTCCTGGTCGACGACATCCCCGACCTGATCGACCTGGGGGTCACCACGATCAAGATCCAGGGGCGCGAGTACTCCGTCC
Proteins encoded:
- a CDS encoding peptidase U32 family protein, encoding MKRSTELLASGGTVEMARVVLDTGADAVYVGAKGWSRRRAQYEMDDDEVIASARYARSRGKILRVAFNTLPASGEIPLLLAKAAKFVREGVRDFILTDVGAMRALKDRFPEAVIHASIGCTIVNAEDARFYKEAGATQVVTECRMDREEMRKIREEVGVGVEVLVHATTCYTYLGRCTMSSYTRQEWRFDEEGKNHFLGSPNRGGLCYRVCLTEWDQIGEDGSVEAGRVVLPNLAYFLVDDIPDLIDLGVTTIKIQGREYSVPLVGRMVRFYRDLIDSYLRDRASFRMEPWKERMAEIVSARDFERRDKTAALISESGLPS